A stretch of the Nicotiana tabacum cultivar K326 chromosome 6, ASM71507v2, whole genome shotgun sequence genome encodes the following:
- the LOC107786778 gene encoding protein DOG1-like 4 has product MAPALMSRNGVEENDNTFHKFFETWLAEQNQELKELVSASRDVSKDNNIVVEERVLVPLIERVIQHYEGYYGEKSKYTKEDVFGMLNPTWRSNLEGAFLWIGGWRPSMAFHMLYSKSGLQFEPRLPQLIRGITTGDLGDLSPDQISKVDELQKKTIREEKDSSEKLAKVQETVADASMVELSHVVTQLMMISGGGGGILEEEVEANLATKEEGLVIILQKADNLRLNTLKEILAILTPTQAIHFLIAAAELHLRLHEWGKKKDAATLESRILIK; this is encoded by the exons ATGGCTCCCGCGTTAATGAGCAGAAACGGGGTGGAAGAAAACGACAATACATTTCACAAGTTTTTTGAAACATGGCTAGCTGAGCAGAATCAAGAACTGAAAGAGCTGGTTTCTGCCTCGAGAGATGTAAGCAAAGACAATAATATTGTGGTAGAAGAGAGGGTGTTAGTGCCACTAATTGAAAGGGTTATACAACACTATGAGGGGTATTATGGGGAGAAGTCAAAATATACAAAGGAAGATGTTTTTGGGATGTTAAATCCTACATGGAGGAGTAATCTTGAGGGAGCTTTCTTATGGATTGGAGGTTGGAGACCAAGCATGGCCTTTCACATGCTCTATTCAAAATCAGGGTTGCAATTCGAACCTCGTCTTCCCCAGTTGATTAGAGGAATCACAACGGGTGACTTAGGGGACCTCTCTCCTGACCAAATAA GTAAGGTTGATGAACTGCAAAAGAAAACTATAAGGGAGGAGAAAGATTCGAGTGAGAAACTAGCCAAGGTTCAAGAAACTGTTGCAGATGCATCAATGGTGGAGTTATCCCATGTTGTGACTCAGCTGATGATGATtagtggaggaggaggaggaatacTTGAGGAAGAAGTGGAAGCAAATCTGGCAACTAAGGAGGAAGGTCTAGTAATAATCCTACAAAAGGCAGATAATCTAAGGCTAAACACTCTCAAGGAAATTTTAGCCATTTTGACACCAACTCAAGCAATTCATTTCCTGATTGCTGCTGCTGAGCTCCATTTAAGGCTTCATGAGTGGGGTAAGAAAAAGGATGCAGCCACCCTCGAATCCAGAATTTTAATTAagtaa